From a region of the Pseudanabaena sp. ABRG5-3 genome:
- a CDS encoding glutathione peroxidase, translating to MSTLYDFKITNIDGQPVDLAQYKGKVALVVNVASKCGYTKQYKGLESLYREYKDKGFEILGFPSNDFGAQEPGTEAEIKSFCSLSYDVTFDMFSKVKVKGADMTDAYKYLTETTGSQVQWNFNKFLVDKEGKVVKYYPSSVAPEDAGLRQDIESLLSK from the coding sequence ATGTCCACACTTTACGATTTCAAGATTACTAACATTGATGGTCAACCAGTTGATCTCGCCCAATATAAAGGCAAGGTTGCTCTAGTAGTTAACGTTGCTTCTAAATGTGGCTATACCAAGCAATACAAGGGTCTAGAATCTCTTTATCGTGAATACAAAGATAAAGGTTTTGAGATTTTGGGCTTTCCTAGCAATGACTTTGGTGCACAAGAACCTGGTACTGAAGCCGAAATCAAGAGCTTCTGCTCTCTCTCCTACGATGTCACCTTTGATATGTTTAGCAAAGTGAAGGTGAAAGGCGCTGACATGACCGATGCGTATAAATACTTAACCGAAACTACGGGTAGTCAGGTGCAATGGAACTTCAATAAGTTTCTTGTCGATAAAGAAGGTAAAGTCGTGAAGTACTATCCTTCTAGTGTTGCTCCTGAAGATGCTGGATTACGTCAAGACATTGAATCTTTGTTAAGTAAATAA
- the ppk1 gene encoding polyphosphate kinase 1 — protein sequence MTKPKRDLSKKNVEADVEIPVDLPVEVLPHPESVGEANKVLLELEQSINQPINKRPEKTIDRSLYFFNRELSWIAFNKRVLHEGVDSRTPLLERAKFCAIFSTNLDEFFMVRVAGVKKKFAEQLDIITDDGLKPDKQLLAIRDALVPLVTMQHEFFENTLRPELHKHGVKLLDYKNIDKKHQHYLTTYFREKLFPVLTPLAVDPAHPFPYISNLSLNLVVLVRDRETGEENFARVKVPNVLPRFVRIPETKDHTFVPLEQVIAHNLDSLFPGMEILSYYPFRITRDAELDIEEEEADDLISALQEELRKQKFGSVVRMEIANDVPLAIRQELIDQLGITEADVYDIPGLIGLGDLMAISFLPLPKYQDQPWKSVTHPRLKESDEHKNIFDIIREGDFLVHHPYQSFTTTVQRFIEEAANDPQVLAIKQTLYRTSGDSPIVHALIRAAENGKQVAVLVELKARFDEANNILWARKLENAGVHVVYGLKNLKTHTKTALVVRQEGDRLVRYVHIGTGNYNPKTARFYSDLGIFSCCDDLGADLTDLFNYLTGYSRQREYRKLLVAPVNMREKFLHLIYREIEHQKQGYPSYIIAKMNSLVDPEIISALYEASQVGVNVDLIIRGMCCLRPKVKGLSDRIRVISVIGRFLEHSRIFYFSNGGDEQVYIGSADWMPRNLDARVEVVTPVEEVSLVKELKQILEIVLADNRQTWDLKSDGTYIQRHPKDGEPEMSSQKHFMSQGRPEFA from the coding sequence ATGACTAAGCCTAAAAGAGATTTATCTAAGAAAAATGTAGAAGCTGATGTGGAAATACCCGTTGATTTGCCAGTAGAGGTATTACCGCATCCAGAGAGTGTTGGTGAGGCAAATAAAGTTCTATTAGAACTAGAGCAATCAATTAATCAACCAATTAACAAAAGACCTGAAAAGACAATTGATCGATCGCTATATTTTTTCAACCGTGAATTAAGTTGGATTGCCTTTAATAAAAGAGTTTTACATGAAGGGGTTGACTCGCGCACACCATTGCTAGAAAGAGCTAAGTTCTGCGCTATTTTTAGCACTAACCTTGATGAATTTTTTATGGTTAGAGTCGCAGGGGTAAAGAAGAAGTTTGCAGAACAGCTTGATATTATTACCGATGATGGATTGAAACCCGACAAGCAGTTGCTAGCGATTCGTGATGCGCTAGTACCATTGGTAACAATGCAGCATGAGTTTTTTGAGAATACATTGCGTCCAGAACTACATAAACATGGCGTGAAGCTTCTGGATTATAAAAATATTGATAAGAAGCATCAACATTATCTCACCACCTATTTTCGGGAAAAGCTATTTCCAGTGCTTACACCACTAGCGGTTGATCCTGCCCATCCCTTCCCCTATATCTCCAATCTCAGTCTTAATTTAGTGGTGCTAGTACGCGATCGCGAAACGGGTGAGGAAAATTTTGCGAGGGTGAAAGTTCCCAATGTATTGCCAAGATTTGTACGAATTCCTGAAACTAAGGATCATACGTTTGTCCCTTTGGAGCAGGTAATTGCCCATAACCTTGACTCATTATTTCCGGGGATGGAGATCCTCAGTTACTATCCATTTCGGATTACCCGTGATGCAGAACTGGATATTGAGGAGGAAGAAGCAGATGATTTGATTTCGGCTTTGCAAGAGGAACTCCGTAAGCAAAAATTTGGCTCAGTTGTGCGGATGGAAATTGCCAACGATGTACCTCTTGCTATTCGTCAAGAATTGATTGATCAATTGGGAATTACGGAGGCAGATGTTTATGACATTCCGGGGCTAATTGGTTTGGGCGATCTAATGGCGATCTCTTTTTTGCCACTGCCTAAATATCAGGATCAGCCTTGGAAATCTGTGACTCATCCTCGACTAAAGGAATCAGATGAGCATAAAAATATTTTTGATATCATTCGTGAAGGTGACTTTTTAGTACATCATCCCTATCAGTCCTTTACAACAACGGTACAGCGCTTTATTGAGGAAGCAGCTAATGATCCGCAGGTATTAGCGATCAAACAGACTTTGTATCGCACCTCTGGCGATTCGCCAATTGTCCATGCATTGATTCGGGCGGCGGAGAATGGTAAACAGGTCGCGGTATTGGTAGAACTTAAGGCGAGATTTGATGAAGCGAATAACATTCTCTGGGCAAGAAAACTAGAAAATGCGGGTGTGCATGTGGTCTATGGATTAAAGAATCTGAAAACCCATACCAAGACTGCCTTGGTTGTGCGACAAGAAGGCGATCGCTTAGTGCGCTATGTACATATTGGTACAGGTAATTACAATCCGAAGACTGCTAGATTTTATAGTGATCTCGGTATATTTAGCTGTTGTGATGATTTGGGTGCAGATTTGACGGATTTGTTTAACTATCTCACTGGTTATTCCCGTCAGCGCGAATATCGCAAGCTATTAGTTGCCCCCGTGAATATGCGTGAAAAGTTTTTGCACCTGATTTATCGGGAAATCGAACATCAAAAGCAGGGATATCCTTCCTATATCATTGCGAAAATGAATTCACTGGTTGATCCTGAGATCATCTCAGCGTTGTATGAAGCTTCACAGGTAGGTGTGAATGTAGATTTAATTATTCGCGGTATGTGCTGCCTGCGTCCTAAGGTGAAGGGATTAAGCGATCGCATCAGGGTCATTAGTGTGATCGGACGCTTTCTCGAACATTCACGTATCTTTTATTTCAGTAATGGTGGTGATGAACAGGTATATATTGGCAGCGCTGATTGGATGCCGCGTAATCTAGATGCTCGTGTGGAAGTAGTTACACCAGTAGAAGAAGTATCCCTAGTTAAAGAACTGAAGCAGATCCTTGAAATTGTGTTAGCAGACAATCGCCAAACATGGGATTTGAAATCTGATGGTACATATATTCAAAGGCATCCTAAGGATGGTGAACCTGAGATGAGTTCTCAGAAGCATTTCATGTCACAGGGTAGACCTGAGTTCGCTTAA